TACGGACGTGCAGAAGCACAGAACGTCCGGGTGTGGGTGAATGGGCTCCTCGATGGCGCTGACTCGGTTGATTACACCGTTACATTAGTTGACGAAGTCGAGTGGACGCCATCGATCGACGGCGTCGAATTTGCAATCACGTGTGCCGAGTGCAGTAATACTGTAGATTCTGAAGGGGAAACGAGTCGTATCGGCGGAGAGATCTATCATTTCTGTTGTCCATCGTGTCAGGGTCGGTTCGAAGAGCGACACCAGCGTCTCGAAGAGGGCGTGTAGCTGGTATTGGTTTAGAATCGAAAGTAAGGGTCGTTGGTTACCCCCACTCTCGAAGTAGTAACTCACCTAACGGAGTAGCCCCTATAGTATGACAATGGAAACACGCACAGTACATCTCGACATCACAGGAATGACCTGTGCCAACTGCTCGGGGACAGTTGGCGACGCCCTGGAGTCACTCGACGGCGTCATCGAGGCGAACGCCAATTTCGCCACGGACGAGGGCTCCGTCGAGTACGACCCCGAGACGGTATCGCTCGCAGAGATATACGAGACGATCGAGGACGCTGGCTACGGTGCGGTGTCTGACACGGTGACCATAGGCATCTCCGATATGACCTGTGCCAACTGTGTGCAGACGAACGAGACCGCACTCGAGAACACGCCGGGTGTTATCGCGGCCGAAGCGAACTTCGCCACCGACGAAGCGCAGGTCAGGTACAACCCTGCGGACACGTCCCTCGACGCGCTCTACGACGCTATCGAGGACGCTGGTTACTCGCCGGTCCGTGAAGACGGCGACAGCGGTGAATCGGGTGAAGATGCTCGGGACGCCGCGCGACAGGGTGAGATTCGAAAACAGCTTCGACTGACGCTGTTCGGAGCCGCGCTCTCGGCTCCGATGCTGTTTTTCCTCGCAGAGAAGTTTCTGCTCGGCGGGGGAATTCTTCCGGAGACGGTCTTCGGCGTCGAATTCGGGTGGGTAGAGTTCCTGCTGGCGACACCCGTTCAGGCCGTGCTCGGCTGGCCGTTCTACAAGAACTCGTACAACGCGCTGGTCAACAACAGGCGCGCCAACATGGACGTTCTCATCGCACTGGGTTCGTCCACTGCGTATTTCTACTCAGTCGCGGTACTTGCCGGACTGATCGCGGGGAGCCTGTACTTCGATACTGCCGCGCTCATCCTGGTGTTCATCACCCTCGGGAACTATCTCGAAGCCCGCTCGAAAGGGCAGGCGGGCGACGCCCTTCGGAAGCTCCTCGAAATGGAGGCCGAGACGGCCATCCTCGTCGACGAGGACGGCAACGAGACGGAAGTGCCACTGGAAGATGTCACCGTTGGCGACCGCATGAAGGTACGACCTGGTGAACAGATCCCGACGGACGGCGTCGTCGTCGACGGACAGAGTGCTGTCGACGAGTCGATGGTCACCGGCGAGTCGGTCCCCGTCGAGAAAGGTGAAGGGGACGAAGTCGTTGGCTCAACGATCAACGAGAACGGTGTGCTCGTCGTCGAGGCGACGAAGGTCGGAAAGGACACCGCCCTCCAGCAGATCGTTCAGACAGTCAAGGAGGCCCAGTCCCGCCAGCCAGACATCCAGAACCTTGCCGACCGTATCTCGGCGTACTTCGTCCCCGCGGTCATCGCGAACGCGTTGCTGTGGGGCACTGTGTGGTTCCTGTTCCCCGAAGCACTCGCCGGATTCGTCGACTGGCTCCCGCTCTGGGGGGCGGTCGCTGGCGGACCAGCCGTGGCTGGTGGCACTGTCTCGGTCTTCGAGTTCGCGCTCATCGTCTTCGCGTCGTCCGTGTTGATCGCCTGTCCCTGTGCGCTGGGGTTAGCGACGCCTGCGGCAACGATGGTTGGGACGACGATTGGTGCCCAGAACGGCGTCCTGTTCAAGGGCGGTGACATCCTCGAACGGGCGAAAGACGTCGACACGGTCGTCTTCGACA
This is a stretch of genomic DNA from Natronosalvus rutilus. It encodes these proteins:
- a CDS encoding heavy metal translocating P-type ATPase, whose translation is METRTVHLDITGMTCANCSGTVGDALESLDGVIEANANFATDEGSVEYDPETVSLAEIYETIEDAGYGAVSDTVTIGISDMTCANCVQTNETALENTPGVIAAEANFATDEAQVRYNPADTSLDALYDAIEDAGYSPVREDGDSGESGEDARDAARQGEIRKQLRLTLFGAALSAPMLFFLAEKFLLGGGILPETVFGVEFGWVEFLLATPVQAVLGWPFYKNSYNALVNNRRANMDVLIALGSSTAYFYSVAVLAGLIAGSLYFDTAALILVFITLGNYLEARSKGQAGDALRKLLEMEAETAILVDEDGNETEVPLEDVTVGDRMKVRPGEQIPTDGVVVDGQSAVDESMVTGESVPVEKGEGDEVVGSTINENGVLVVEATKVGKDTALQQIVQTVKEAQSRQPDIQNLADRISAYFVPAVIANALLWGTVWFLFPEALAGFVDWLPLWGAVAGGPAVAGGTVSVFEFALIVFASSVLIACPCALGLATPAATMVGTTIGAQNGVLFKGGDILERAKDVDTVVFDKTGTLTKGEMELTDVVVFDGDGQPITDGGDTAADGGQLTARDRLSEDDVLRLAATAESGSEHPLARAIVDGARERGVDVSDPDDFENVPGHGIKATVGDSEVLVGNRKLLRDNGIDPAPAQETMERLENEGKTAMLVAYEGELVGVVADADTIKESATEAVSQLQERGVDVMMITGDNERTARAVAEQVGIDPENVRAEVLPEDKSDAVEAIQDEGRKAMMVGDGVNDAPALAVAYVGTAIGSGTDVAIEAADVTLMRDDPLDVVKAIRISDATLQKIKQNLVWALGYNTAMIPLASLGLLQPVLAAGAMAFSSVSVLSNSLLFRRYTPDHDYELLGRLR